In Halobacteriovorax marinus SJ, the following proteins share a genomic window:
- a CDS encoding AAA family ATPase — protein MRLKSIEIENITSLKGKHYIDFEDILKEGELFAITGPTGSGKSSILTAISLALYGKNYKKSLDSKDFVTLNMPSSKVSLNFETKGENYCASWSIKVLKKNGDPIKKPTTQRIVTKDGVAIEQSAEEIIGLSFDQFIRSVILNQGQFSKFLTSNFSERRKILERLYSENELSDINKKLREKLSYQKQEIEKLSIKLESSLPYTEAEILEAKSQLPELEKSKGVVEENYKKIQEFEKQLRDILEFSSKRIQFLKKSKDIDLNITDVNKNLNNVLDNLKSATSTYDAFKLEYNIRGKKLKEALTLSAKLNNTREKIATLKSNKEKLEEKFKKIEIEISTKSKEQNELTKEREEIDKKITYKDIESIDKVADLLNDLSNTLQKIDYERESHKALEEELKAITKNGEELAKQKNTQESNLKEIFKTLDFESFYAEKSKYLDTRLSELEKQKLLLQQDEQKKIELQKKLKSINIEKVEEQISEVEKKLYNIEKELTLAIIKEKQYKKNEALLILVNESIDDSTCKLCHGKVEVDLLESIKKDIIKELKNNEGLISTDNIRELVANENQKLTVLKYELENLTKQRSENLELLKPLEERVKGLESTTNEIQDITKEKEVLSKSYESARSLAKSLIITENEIKSLRLSYTKTKSNIDAIESKIKALDKESADHLKQLSKLAHSEIQIDAINELKQQIKAINELNQIEQKYKYNQSHLDSLNEQTLELNKDKKSTLSDLDTLKEDEVEQEKTLLDLTNGEDINSALKELESKREELEENIQNINKEKSTLETEYTRLLTSKDSLKDQITALENSTISAYGNLANTNLKTTELVSKNKETEIYISKVKNLKTYIDDEASVQGLKDAREKLLLPELEYFRDTLNEILTQVTKSKEKISLYESKVKEQKEDKKLYKEYRASFDRLNNLTEVLGKNKDEFRNFVLGFIENQLIQNTNLELSKICDGRYGLTQRESTHGHDFFILDKWNGALERKVSTLSGGETFLVSLAMALSLAEMTRGQVDIDCFFIDEGFGSLDSDSIEDAFSALMSVRSRGKQIGVISHIGELTSRIPANINLNKSPEGRSKIEYIFN, from the coding sequence ATGAGGCTTAAGAGTATAGAAATAGAAAATATAACGAGTCTAAAAGGTAAGCACTATATAGACTTTGAAGATATTCTAAAAGAAGGAGAGCTCTTCGCTATCACTGGCCCTACAGGCTCAGGAAAGAGTTCCATACTAACAGCAATTAGTCTCGCACTCTACGGAAAGAATTATAAGAAGAGCTTAGATAGTAAGGACTTTGTCACATTAAATATGCCCTCTTCAAAGGTATCTCTTAACTTTGAGACAAAGGGTGAGAATTACTGTGCTTCATGGTCTATTAAAGTTCTAAAGAAAAATGGCGATCCTATAAAGAAGCCAACGACTCAGAGAATTGTGACAAAAGACGGAGTTGCAATCGAGCAAAGTGCTGAAGAGATTATCGGCCTTAGCTTCGATCAATTCATAAGAAGTGTTATTCTTAATCAAGGACAATTTTCAAAATTTCTGACTTCAAACTTTTCTGAAAGAAGAAAGATACTAGAGCGTCTCTATTCTGAGAATGAACTCTCTGATATCAATAAGAAACTCAGAGAAAAACTCTCCTATCAAAAACAAGAGATTGAAAAGCTTAGTATAAAACTAGAGTCATCCCTACCTTATACAGAAGCTGAAATTCTTGAAGCAAAGTCTCAACTTCCTGAATTAGAGAAGTCTAAAGGCGTTGTAGAAGAAAATTATAAAAAGATCCAAGAGTTCGAAAAACAATTAAGAGACATTCTAGAATTTAGTTCAAAGAGAATTCAATTTCTAAAAAAGTCTAAGGATATCGACCTTAATATTACAGACGTTAACAAGAATTTAAATAATGTCCTTGATAATCTTAAAAGTGCCACATCCACATACGATGCCTTCAAGCTTGAATATAATATTAGAGGAAAGAAGTTAAAAGAAGCTCTAACTCTGAGTGCAAAACTAAATAATACTCGAGAAAAAATTGCGACACTTAAGTCAAATAAAGAGAAATTAGAAGAAAAGTTTAAAAAGATAGAAATAGAAATCTCTACTAAGAGTAAAGAACAGAATGAGCTCACTAAGGAAAGAGAAGAAATCGATAAGAAAATAACCTATAAAGATATAGAGTCTATCGACAAGGTAGCTGATCTTTTAAATGATCTATCTAATACTCTTCAAAAAATAGACTACGAGAGAGAATCCCATAAGGCGCTTGAAGAAGAACTTAAGGCCATAACAAAGAATGGAGAAGAACTCGCAAAACAAAAGAACACTCAAGAAAGTAATCTTAAAGAGATCTTTAAAACCCTAGATTTTGAAAGCTTCTACGCAGAAAAATCCAAATATCTAGATACTAGATTAAGTGAATTAGAAAAACAGAAATTGCTTCTACAGCAAGATGAACAGAAGAAAATTGAGCTCCAAAAGAAACTTAAATCAATAAATATTGAAAAAGTAGAAGAGCAAATTAGTGAGGTAGAGAAGAAGCTCTACAATATTGAAAAAGAACTCACACTAGCAATCATAAAAGAGAAACAATATAAGAAGAACGAGGCCCTACTCATCTTAGTCAATGAATCAATTGATGATAGTACTTGTAAGCTCTGTCATGGAAAAGTTGAAGTTGATCTCTTAGAAAGTATCAAAAAAGATATTATTAAAGAATTAAAGAATAATGAAGGTCTCATCAGTACTGACAATATCAGAGAATTAGTCGCAAATGAAAATCAGAAATTAACAGTTTTGAAGTATGAGCTTGAAAACCTCACCAAACAAAGAAGTGAAAATCTTGAATTACTCAAGCCTCTAGAGGAAAGAGTAAAGGGACTTGAAAGTACCACAAATGAGATTCAAGACATAACAAAAGAAAAAGAAGTTCTATCTAAATCCTATGAGAGCGCGAGGTCATTGGCCAAGAGTCTGATTATAACTGAGAATGAGATAAAATCACTACGTTTAAGCTACACTAAGACGAAGAGTAATATTGATGCCATTGAGTCAAAGATTAAAGCTCTAGATAAAGAGAGTGCAGATCATTTAAAACAACTCTCAAAACTTGCCCACAGTGAAATTCAAATTGATGCCATTAATGAATTAAAGCAACAAATAAAGGCAATAAATGAATTAAACCAAATAGAGCAAAAATATAAATATAATCAATCTCACCTAGATTCTTTAAATGAGCAGACTCTCGAATTAAATAAGGATAAGAAATCGACACTTTCAGACTTAGACACTTTAAAAGAAGATGAAGTTGAACAAGAAAAAACACTTCTAGATCTCACTAACGGTGAAGATATTAATAGTGCACTAAAAGAGCTAGAAAGTAAGAGAGAAGAGCTTGAAGAAAATATTCAAAATATTAATAAAGAGAAGTCAACACTTGAAACAGAGTACACACGACTACTCACTTCAAAAGATTCCTTAAAAGATCAAATTACAGCACTAGAAAACTCCACTATCTCTGCCTACGGAAACCTTGCTAACACTAATTTAAAAACAACTGAGTTAGTGTCAAAGAATAAAGAGACAGAAATTTATATTAGTAAAGTAAAGAACCTCAAAACTTATATTGATGATGAGGCCAGCGTTCAAGGCCTTAAAGATGCGAGAGAGAAATTACTTCTCCCAGAATTAGAGTACTTTAGAGATACGTTAAATGAGATCCTCACTCAAGTTACTAAGTCTAAAGAGAAGATCTCTCTCTATGAATCGAAGGTGAAAGAACAAAAAGAAGATAAGAAGCTATATAAGGAATATAGAGCAAGCTTTGATAGGTTAAATAACTTAACAGAAGTTCTTGGTAAGAATAAAGATGAGTTTAGAAATTTTGTTCTTGGTTTTATTGAAAATCAATTAATACAAAATACAAATCTTGAACTATCAAAGATATGTGATGGTCGATATGGGCTAACTCAAAGAGAGAGCACTCATGGTCATGACTTCTTTATTTTGGATAAGTGGAATGGTGCTCTAGAGAGAAAGGTCTCCACCTTATCAGGAGGTGAAACATTTCTCGTCTCTTTGGCCATGGCCCTAAGCTTAGCAGAGATGACCAGAGGACAAGTTGATATTGATTGTTTCTTTATTGACGAAGGTTTTGGGAGTTTAGACTCTGATAGTATCGAAGATGCATTTAGTGCTCTAATGTCTGTTCGATCTCGTGGAAAACAAATAGGTGTCATTTCCCACATTGGGGAATTAACTTCAAGGATACCTGCTAATATTAATTTAAATAAATCGCCAGAGGGGCGATCAAAGATAGAATATATCTTCAACTAG
- the asnS gene encoding asparagine--tRNA ligase, which translates to MERFLLKKIFKDEIVDCDAVVKGWIKSIRKSKKFSFMMINDGSCQGDLQIIIDATIENYEEVSSLLIGSSVAITGTLVPSGGRGQKVEMQAKSVEIIGRSDETYPLQKKATSLEFLREQAHLRVRTNTFGAVFRIRHELAQATHRFFSNQGFYYLNSPIITSVDGEGAGEMFRVSGLDAKNPPLNDAGEVDFTKDYFGKETSLCVTGQLEGECFASGLGAIYTFGPTFRAENSNTPRHLSEFWMIEPEVAFADLDDVAKLAGDYIQYMISEVLKNCEDEMNFLVNRHGGNLDESHLEMLKLVRDTPFTKITYTEAIDILNASGESFEFPTTWGNELQTEHERFLAEKHFKGPVIVTDYPADCKAFYMKQNPDGKTVRAMDVLVPGVGEIIGGSQREEDYDKIVAKMDKDDMDKEGYWWYLDLRKYGSVPHAGFGLGFERAIMYITGMSNIRDVIPFPRNPGNCDF; encoded by the coding sequence GTGGAAAGATTTTTACTAAAGAAAATATTTAAAGATGAAATTGTAGATTGCGACGCCGTTGTAAAAGGGTGGATCAAAAGTATTCGTAAGTCGAAGAAGTTCTCTTTTATGATGATTAACGATGGAAGTTGTCAGGGAGACCTTCAAATTATTATCGATGCTACAATTGAAAATTATGAAGAAGTTTCATCTCTTCTCATTGGATCTTCAGTTGCTATTACTGGTACCCTCGTACCATCTGGTGGTCGTGGACAGAAAGTTGAAATGCAGGCCAAGTCAGTTGAGATTATTGGTCGTTCAGATGAAACATACCCACTTCAAAAGAAGGCAACTTCTTTGGAGTTTTTAAGAGAGCAAGCTCACTTAAGAGTACGTACAAATACATTTGGAGCCGTTTTTAGAATTAGACATGAGCTTGCACAAGCAACTCACCGCTTTTTCTCTAATCAAGGCTTCTACTATCTCAATTCTCCTATTATCACATCTGTTGATGGAGAGGGAGCTGGCGAGATGTTCAGAGTTTCTGGACTTGATGCTAAAAACCCTCCACTAAATGATGCTGGAGAAGTTGACTTTACAAAGGACTACTTTGGAAAAGAAACTTCTCTATGTGTAACGGGACAACTTGAAGGTGAGTGTTTCGCTTCTGGTTTAGGTGCTATCTATACTTTTGGACCTACATTTAGAGCAGAGAACTCAAATACTCCAAGACACTTATCTGAGTTCTGGATGATTGAACCTGAAGTTGCCTTTGCCGATCTTGATGATGTTGCAAAGTTAGCAGGTGATTATATTCAATATATGATTTCTGAAGTTCTAAAGAATTGTGAAGATGAAATGAACTTCCTAGTTAATCGTCATGGTGGAAACCTAGATGAGTCTCATTTAGAAATGTTAAAGCTTGTAAGAGATACTCCATTTACAAAAATCACTTATACTGAGGCCATCGATATCTTAAATGCAAGTGGTGAGAGCTTTGAATTCCCAACGACTTGGGGTAACGAGCTTCAGACTGAGCATGAGAGATTTCTTGCTGAAAAGCACTTTAAAGGTCCTGTGATTGTTACGGATTACCCGGCCGACTGTAAGGCCTTCTATATGAAGCAAAACCCAGACGGAAAAACAGTACGTGCTATGGATGTTCTTGTTCCAGGTGTAGGTGAGATTATTGGTGGCTCTCAAAGAGAAGAGGACTATGACAAGATCGTTGCCAAAATGGATAAGGACGATATGGATAAAGAAGGATACTGGTGGTACCTAGACCTTAGAAAGTATGGATCAGTTCCTCACGCAGGATTTGGTCTCGGCTTTGAAAGGGCCATCATGTATATTACTGGTATGTCGAATATCAGAGACGTGATTCCATTTCCTCGTAATCCAGGAAATTGCGATTTCTAA
- a CDS encoding adenosine kinase, translating to MKKYHVYGIGNALVDMEFEVEPSFLEKMKVEKGLMTLVDQERQTELLNNLEGVSHDRSCGGSAANTIIAVSQLGGKAFYSCKVANDETGEFYYKDLVGNGVTTNMGESREEGVSGKCMVFITPDADRTMNSFLGITETFSTNELVEEELINSEYLYIEGYLVTSPTGKAAAIKAREIAHANDVKVALTFSDPGIVGFFKDGFKEIIGDKKVDLLFCNEAEAMSFTDSDNIDTAVNLLKSVAKSFAVTMGDKGAIIYDGEREMAIETKKVVAKDTNGAGDLFAGAFLYGITNGMEYNEAAKLACHSSSELVTQFGARLTKEQVLTVKESLL from the coding sequence ATGAAGAAATATCATGTCTATGGAATTGGAAATGCTCTAGTTGATATGGAGTTTGAAGTTGAGCCATCTTTTTTAGAAAAGATGAAAGTTGAAAAAGGCTTAATGACATTAGTTGATCAAGAGAGACAAACAGAGCTCTTGAATAATCTAGAAGGTGTTTCTCACGATAGAAGCTGTGGTGGATCAGCTGCCAATACAATTATTGCTGTAAGCCAATTAGGTGGTAAGGCCTTTTACTCATGTAAAGTTGCCAATGATGAGACCGGAGAGTTCTACTACAAAGATCTTGTTGGAAATGGTGTTACAACTAATATGGGTGAATCTAGAGAAGAGGGTGTCTCTGGTAAGTGTATGGTTTTCATCACTCCTGATGCTGATAGAACAATGAATTCTTTCTTAGGTATTACTGAAACTTTTTCTACAAACGAATTAGTAGAAGAAGAGTTAATTAATTCTGAATACCTTTATATTGAAGGTTACTTGGTAACTTCACCTACTGGGAAAGCCGCTGCAATTAAGGCACGTGAAATTGCTCATGCAAACGATGTTAAAGTTGCTCTTACTTTTTCTGATCCAGGAATCGTAGGTTTCTTTAAGGATGGATTTAAAGAAATTATTGGTGATAAGAAAGTAGATCTTCTCTTCTGTAATGAAGCTGAGGCCATGAGTTTTACTGACTCTGACAATATTGACACTGCTGTAAATCTACTTAAGTCTGTTGCAAAATCTTTTGCTGTAACAATGGGTGATAAGGGTGCCATTATTTATGATGGTGAAAGAGAGATGGCCATTGAGACAAAGAAGGTCGTAGCAAAAGATACTAATGGTGCTGGAGATCTCTTCGCTGGAGCTTTCCTTTACGGAATCACTAATGGAATGGAATATAATGAAGCTGCCAAGTTGGCATGTCATAGCTCAAGTGAATTAGTAACTCAATTCGGAGCAAGATTAACAAAAGAACAAGTATTAACAGTTAAAGAGAGTCTTCTTTAA